The following proteins come from a genomic window of Melospiza melodia melodia isolate bMelMel2 unplaced genomic scaffold, bMelMel2.pri scaffold_28, whole genome shotgun sequence:
- the LOC134433842 gene encoding olfactory receptor 14A16-like, translating into QLLHFCLLLGISLAALLGNSLIISAVACSHHLHTPMFFFLLNLALTDLGSICTTVPKAMHNSLWDTRDISYPGCAAQVFLIFFFMSAELCLLTIMCYDRYVSICKPLHYGTLLGSRACAHMAAAAWASAFLYALMHTANTFSLPLCHGNALGQFFFEIPQILKLSCSQSNFRELGLIAVSVCLAFGCFVFIVFSYVQIFGAVLRIPSEQGRHKAFSTCLPHLAVVTLFISTGFFAHLKPPSISSPSLDLAVSVLYSVVPPALNPLIYSLRNQELKAAVWRLMTGWCHKH; encoded by the coding sequence cagctcctgcacttctgcctcttgctgggcatctccctggctgccctcctgggcaacagcctcatcatcagcgctgtagcctgcagccaccacctgcacacgcccatgttcttcttcctgctcaacctggccctcactgacctgggctccatctgcaccactgtccccaaagccatgcacaattccctctgggacaccagggacatctcctaccctggatgtgctgctcaggtcttcctgattttcttcttcatgtcagcagagctttgcctcctgaccatcatgtgctatgaccgctacgtgtccatctgcaaacccctgcactacgggaccctcctgggcagcagagcttgtgcccacatggcagcagctgcctgggccagtgcctttctctatgctctcatgcacacagccaatacattttccctgcccctgtgccatggcaatgccctgggccagttcttctttgaaatcccacagatcctcaagctctcttgctcacagtccaacttcagggaacttgggctaattgctgttagtgtgtgtttagcatttggctgttttgtgttcattgttttctcctatgtgcagatcttcggggctgtgctgaggatcccctctgagcagggacggcacaaagccttttccacctgcctccctcacctggctgtggtcaccctgttcatcagcactgggttttttgcccacctgaagcccccctccatctcctccccgtccctggatctggcagtgtcagttctgtactcggtggtgcctccagccctgaaccccctcatctacagcctgaggaaccaggagctcaaggctgcagtgtggagactgatgacgggATGGTGTCACAAACATTAA